A window of the Cannabis sativa cultivar Pink pepper isolate KNU-18-1 chromosome X, ASM2916894v1, whole genome shotgun sequence genome harbors these coding sequences:
- the LOC115720337 gene encoding uncharacterized mitochondrial protein AtMg00810-like, with translation MQNVNTQNTPMNSGLKLSNYGSEPVKDATLYRSIVGALQHATITRLELSFSVNKVCRYMQTPLQAYWTAIKRILMYSTGTLDYGLHLKLAPDYSLEAFCGANWASNPDHRRSTSEHCIYFGGNLVAWKSQK, from the coding sequence ATGCAGAATGTTAACACTCAGAACACACCAATGAATAGTGGTCTCAAACTATCAAACTATGGTAGTGAACCAGTCAAGGATGCAACCTTGTACAGATCCATAGTAGGTGCTCTTCAACATGCTACAATAACCAGGCTTGAACTCTCTTTCTCTGTTAACAAGGTTTGTCGATATATGCAAACTCCACTGCAAGCATACTGGACGGCAATAAAAAGAATACTCATGTATAGTACTGGTACTTTGGACTATGGTCTACACTTAAAACTAGCACCTGATTACTCCTTAGAAGCCTTTTGTGGTGCTAATTGGGCTTCAAATCCAGATCACAGGAGATCCACCTCAGAGCACTGCATTTATTTTGGAGGCAATCTTGTGGCCTGGAAGTCTCAAAAATAG